One Ricinus communis isolate WT05 ecotype wild-type chromosome 2, ASM1957865v1, whole genome shotgun sequence DNA segment encodes these proteins:
- the LOC8264497 gene encoding uncharacterized protein LOC8264497, translating to MSPLNGNAHCNGTSNSKNYIEHQVSKMDTLAGVAIKYGVEVADIKRLNGLATDLQMFALKKLLIPLPGRHPPSPFFPSASDSPGGSGLDKMSSCPRYSNVLDSLESLKLKSTQQKISPAMSTLRKYYGLKSSNHNGAAEGTEMAVYRTGSSDELTEGLLPKTSPISGSPYQNLKSRNFANGLSPEDCITVDYIPLAEAGDGEGEKSSEKSVRRRQKSEADFRAGTPEKLLKEENSGGSSNFSPVTGKGLAMRPKSASRAMLYSESEPGWLNSIPVGLGDSIIANGLTGVRKSSSTPSLHDQENGNSSSVWPTSKWSLKTDLQALSTAAITIPMFDGLPKPISGRRSKAALD from the exons ATGTCTCCTTTAAATGGTAATGCTCATTGTAATGGTACAAGTAACAGTAAGAATTACATAGAGCATCAGGTCTCCAAGATGGATACTCTTGCTGGTGTTGCCATTAAGTATGGAGTTGAg GTGGCTGACATCAAAAGATTGAATGGGTTGGCTACTGATCTTCAAATGTTTGCTTTGAAGAAGTTATTGATACCATTACCAGGAAGGCATCCCCCTTCCCCTTTTTTCCCTAGTGCTTCTGATTCTCCAGG tggGAGCGGCCTTGATAAAATGTCTTCATGCCCACGCTATTCCAATGTGTTGGATTCATTAGAGTCATTGAAATTGAAATCCACCCAGCAGAAGATTTCTCCAGCTATGAGCACTCTACGGAAATACTATGGTCTCAAATCTTCAAATCACAATGGTGCAGCTGAAGGCACAGAGATGGCTGTCTACAGGACAGGGAGCTCAGATGAACTGACTGAGGGTTTGTTGCCTAAAACTTCACCAATCTCTGGTTCACCATACCAGAATCTCAAATCCCGGAATTTTGCTAATGGTTTATCACCCGAGGATTGTATCACGGTAGATTACATACCTCTTGCAGAAGCTGGAGATGGAGAAGGTGAGAAATCCAGTGAGAAGTCTGTCCGAAGACGTCAGAAATCTGAAGCAGATTTTAGAGCTGGCACACCAGAAAAGTTGTTGAAGGAAGAAAACAGTGGCGGAAGTAGTAATTTTTCACCTGTGACAGGAAAGGGTTTAGCTATGAGACCTAAATCAGCAAGCCGAGCAATGCTCTACTCTGAATCAGAGCCAGGATGGTTAAATTCTATTCCAGTAGGTTTGGGAGATTCTATAATTGCTAATGGACTGACTGGAGTTCGGAAATCATCAAGCACGCCGAGCCTGCATGACCAGGAGAACGGTAATTCCTCTTCGGTTTGGCCAACTTCAAAATGGAGTTTGAAAACGGACTTGCAGGCTCTATCGACCGCAGCAATCACTATACCTATGTTTGATGGCTTACCAAAGCCGATATCTGGACGCAGGAGCAAAGCTGCCCTTGATTAG